One window of Rhizobium tropici CIAT 899 genomic DNA carries:
- the larC gene encoding nickel insertion protein: MAGGVILLMAQIDDAPGELLGHVIEKMGEMGAKNVQLLPSLGKKGRPSYVLLVDINAEDEPDFAGLLVGDLGIWGYRALESQYKHFDIRRYRTQLRLTWNGGEQSFPLRLKRILSEGVFMRAKAEHDDLVAFAEQMKDRLPIPVAVLKAAIETSVGSAEPGETLHVDLSGWQHSER; the protein is encoded by the coding sequence ATGGCGGGCGGCGTCATCCTCCTGATGGCCCAGATCGATGACGCGCCGGGCGAGTTGCTCGGGCACGTCATCGAGAAGATGGGCGAGATGGGCGCCAAGAATGTCCAGCTCCTTCCGAGTCTGGGCAAGAAGGGCCGCCCGTCCTATGTCCTGCTGGTTGACATAAACGCCGAAGACGAGCCGGACTTCGCCGGCCTGCTGGTCGGTGACCTCGGAATCTGGGGCTATCGGGCTCTCGAATCCCAGTACAAGCATTTCGACATCAGGCGTTATCGGACGCAACTTCGGCTAACGTGGAACGGCGGTGAACAAAGCTTTCCGCTGCGCCTCAAACGCATCCTGAGCGAGGGCGTGTTCATGCGGGCCAAGGCCGAACATGACGACCTCGTGGCGTTTGCGGAGCAGATGAAAGATCGTCTGCCTATACCGGTCGCAGTGCTGAAGGCGGCGATCGAGACCAGCGTCGGATCGGCAGAACCTGGCGAGACCCTGCACGTCGACCTGTCCGGTTGGCAGCATTCGGAACGATGA